One genomic region from Athalia rosae chromosome 3, iyAthRosa1.1, whole genome shotgun sequence encodes:
- the LOC105692224 gene encoding calcium permeable stress-gated cation channel 1 isoform X1 → MDNGNDYGSVHDPPSPETCIPIPRHNATIITDVYAGIPENLLLNVIGFLILVLIFGLLRKRAWNYGRLALLHKSDNRWTELFYGNNDDREVDIIGVEASVNSQLSHVDRGYLSWIVTAFRITDEELLRRAGPDGLLYVSFERHLILLTALMTVAAICIALPINFHGELQGDKATFGHTTMSNIDPTSGWIWVHTLLVLSYLPVGGLVMRRFMKQVRDARPAGELAARTLLITEIPKYQCNVEALTQYFKEAFPTLTVEDVTLAHDIKRLSELDLQRDCAEQARLYCENYARRGHPLKLYPYPCGQVISCCCHTVDAQEFYAMEELKLTALVDEERKVALARPLGIAFVTLGTPSAARTMKRQLRLSPAVKWSVNYSPAPSDIFWENLSIARPCWYLNATLINLALGISLFFLTTPAVIVTAVNKLPITGEIKELSPIVSSFLPTVLLVSIAALMPALVGRSEALVRHWTRSGLNRAVMRKTLLLLLLMVLILPSLGLTSAQAFLDWTVNAGNNTGRWECVFLPDQGALFVNYIVTAALVGCGLELVRFPELALYTFRLCIARSRAERVAVRRAVLWEFPLGAHYAWLLLVFTMTTVYSLACPLITPFGLLYLSVKHLVDRHNLCFAYGPCVGGGQLAGAAAAAAGAAPILAQATLLALGLVRRGLSPLAAVQLSGLAASILGLVTGATLPQSKSKIQGPRGDLGAAQSFVPPVLRIKPRLHSPVETAVQNSTTTISSDAAEDNSISVSTDPNSVALQESPRLYQDYGREPRV, encoded by the exons ATGGATAACGGCAACGATTA CGGAAGCGTTCACGATCCCCCATCACCGGAGACCTGCATTCCAATACCGAGACATAATGCAACCATTATCACAGATGTATATGCAGGAATTCCAGAAAATTTGCTACTCAACGTTATCGGATTTTTG attttGGTATTGATATTTGGCTTGCTGCGTAAAAGAGCATGGAATTATGGTAGACTTGCCTTGTTACACAAATCTGATAATCGATGGACAGAATTATTTTATGGGAATAACGATGATAGAGAGGTCGACATTATTGGAGTAGAAGCTTCGGTGAATTCCCAACTATCCCACGTTGACAGAGGATATCTGTCCTGGATTGTTACTGCCTTTAGAATTAC GGATGAAGAGTTACTCAGACGAGCAGGACCAGACGGGTTACTTTATGTTTCCTTTGAACGTCACTTGATTCTGTTAACTGCCTTGATGACAGTTGCAGCTATCTGCATAGCGCTACCAATCAATTTTCATGGCGAACTACAAGGTGACAAAGCGACCTTTGGTCATACCACTATGTCCAATATCGATCCAACTTCTGGCTGGATTTGGGTGCACACTCTTCTGGTATTGTCTTATCTTCCAGTTGGGGGTTTAGTAATGAGACGTTTTATGAAACAG gtaagagacgcgagaCCAGCAGGTGAACTTGCAGCGAGAACGCTGCTTATCACTGAAATACCAAAATATCAATGCAACGTTGAAGCTCTGACCCAGTACTTTAAAGAAGCATTCCCTACTCTGACGGTAGAAGATGTGACTCTAGCACATGACATTAAGAGGCTATCGGAACTAGATCTTCAGAGAGATTGTGCAGAGCAGGCAAGGCTCTATTGTGAAAACTATGCACGGCGAGGACATCCTTTAAAACTGTATCCATACCCTTGCGGACAAGTTATTAGCTGCTGTTGTCACACA GTGGATGCGCAAGAGTTTTATGCAATGGAGGAATTGAAATTAACTGCGCTAGTGgacgaggaaagaaaagtCGCTTTAGCCAGACCACTGGGTATAGCATTCGTTACTTTAGGTACACCCAGTGCTGCAAGAACTATGAAAAGACAATTACGACTATCACCTGCCGTAAAATGGTCAGTCAATTATTCGCCAGCtccttcggatattttttgGGAAAATTTGAGCATAGCTAGACCTTGCTGGTACCTGAACGCCACATTAATTAATTTAGCACTTGGTATCAGCTTATTCTTTCTCACCACACCAGCG GTTATTGTGACAGCAGTGAACAAATTGCCGATCAcaggagaaataaaagaactcAGTCCAATTGTATCCTCTTTCTTGCCAACTGTACTTTTGGTGAGCATAGCTGCCTTGATGCCGGCATTAGTTGGCAGAAGCGAAGCATTAGTCAGGCATTGGACAAGAAGTGGATTAAATCGAGCAGTTATGCGAAAGACTCTACTTTTGCTGCTTCTGATGGTCCTTATTCTGCCAAGTCTCGGATTAACAAGCGCTCAAGCTTTTCTGGATTGGACAGTAAATGCAGGGAACAACACTGGCAGATGGGAATGCGTATTTTTGCCTGATCAG GGTGCCTTATTCGTAAACTACATTGTGACGGCGGCGCTTGTTGGATGCGGTTTGGAACTAGTGAGATTTCCAGAACTAGCTCTTTACACATTCAGACTATGCATAGCCAGAAGTAGAGCGGAACGTGTCGCAGTCAGGAGAGCTGTACTCTGGGAATTTCCGCTTGGAGCTCATTATGCGTGGCTGCTACTTGTATTCACTATGACTACAGTTTACAGTTTGGCATGCCCCTTAATAACGCCATTCGGATTGTTGTATCTCTCTGTAAAGCATTTG GTTGATAGACACAATTTATGTTTTGCCTACGGTCCGTGCGTGGGCGGAGGGCAACTTGCTGGTGCAGCTGCGGCAGCAGCAGGTGCTGCTCCTATTTTAGCTCAAGCAACTCTCTTAGCTTTAGGTTTAGTGCGTCGAGGTCTTTCTCCGCTTGCCGCAGTTCAACTTAGTGGATTAGCTGCAAGCATTTTAGGTCTTGTTACTGGTGCTACATTGCCTCAATCTAAATCAAag ATACAGGGGCCGAGGGGAGATTTAGGTGCAGCGCAAAGTTTTGTGCCACCAGTGCTGAGGATAAAACCGAGGTTACATAGTCCCGTAGAAACTGCTGTACAAAATTCTACAACAACTATAAGTTCAGATGCAGCAGAGGATAATTCAATTAGCGTTTCGACTGACCCCAACTCAGTTGCTTTGCAAGAAAGTCCAAGGTTGTATCAAGATTATGGAAGAGAGCCAAGGGTGTAA
- the LOC105692224 gene encoding calcium permeable stress-gated cation channel 1 isoform X2 yields the protein MDNGNDYGSVHDPPSPETCIPIPRHNATIITDVYAGIPENLLLNVIGFLILVLIFGLLRKRAWNYGRLALLHKSDNRWTELFYGNNDDREVDIIGVEASVNSQLSHVDRGYLSWIVTAFRITDEELLRRAGPDGLLYVSFERHLILLTALMTVAAICIALPINFHGELQGDKATFGHTTMSNIDPTSGWIWVHTLLVLSYLPVGGLVMRRFMKQVRDARPAGELAARTLLITEIPKYQCNVEALTQYFKEAFPTLTVEDVTLAHDIKRLSELDLQRDCAEQARLYCENYARRGHPLKLYPYPCGQVISCCCHTVDAQEFYAMEELKLTALVDEERKVALARPLGIAFVTLGTPSAARTMKRQLRLSPAVKWSVNYSPAPSDIFWENLSIARPCWYLNATLINLALGISLFFLTTPAVIVTAVNKLPITGEIKELSPIVSSFLPTVLLVSIAALMPALVGRSEALVRHWTRSGLNRAVMRKTLLLLLLMVLILPSLGLTSAQAFLDWTVNAGNNTGRWECVFLPDQGALFVNYIVTAALVGCGLELVRFPELALYTFRLCIARSRAERVAVRRAVLWEFPLGAHYAWLLLVFTMTTVYSLACPLITPFGLLYLSVKHLVDRHNLCFAYGPCVGGGQLAGAAAAAAGAAPILAQATLLALGLVRRGLSPLAAVQLSGLAASILGLVTGATLPQSKSKIQGPRGDLGAAQSFVPPVLRIKPRLHSPVETAVQNSTTTISSDAAEDNSISVSTDPNSVALQESPR from the exons ATGGATAACGGCAACGATTA CGGAAGCGTTCACGATCCCCCATCACCGGAGACCTGCATTCCAATACCGAGACATAATGCAACCATTATCACAGATGTATATGCAGGAATTCCAGAAAATTTGCTACTCAACGTTATCGGATTTTTG attttGGTATTGATATTTGGCTTGCTGCGTAAAAGAGCATGGAATTATGGTAGACTTGCCTTGTTACACAAATCTGATAATCGATGGACAGAATTATTTTATGGGAATAACGATGATAGAGAGGTCGACATTATTGGAGTAGAAGCTTCGGTGAATTCCCAACTATCCCACGTTGACAGAGGATATCTGTCCTGGATTGTTACTGCCTTTAGAATTAC GGATGAAGAGTTACTCAGACGAGCAGGACCAGACGGGTTACTTTATGTTTCCTTTGAACGTCACTTGATTCTGTTAACTGCCTTGATGACAGTTGCAGCTATCTGCATAGCGCTACCAATCAATTTTCATGGCGAACTACAAGGTGACAAAGCGACCTTTGGTCATACCACTATGTCCAATATCGATCCAACTTCTGGCTGGATTTGGGTGCACACTCTTCTGGTATTGTCTTATCTTCCAGTTGGGGGTTTAGTAATGAGACGTTTTATGAAACAG gtaagagacgcgagaCCAGCAGGTGAACTTGCAGCGAGAACGCTGCTTATCACTGAAATACCAAAATATCAATGCAACGTTGAAGCTCTGACCCAGTACTTTAAAGAAGCATTCCCTACTCTGACGGTAGAAGATGTGACTCTAGCACATGACATTAAGAGGCTATCGGAACTAGATCTTCAGAGAGATTGTGCAGAGCAGGCAAGGCTCTATTGTGAAAACTATGCACGGCGAGGACATCCTTTAAAACTGTATCCATACCCTTGCGGACAAGTTATTAGCTGCTGTTGTCACACA GTGGATGCGCAAGAGTTTTATGCAATGGAGGAATTGAAATTAACTGCGCTAGTGgacgaggaaagaaaagtCGCTTTAGCCAGACCACTGGGTATAGCATTCGTTACTTTAGGTACACCCAGTGCTGCAAGAACTATGAAAAGACAATTACGACTATCACCTGCCGTAAAATGGTCAGTCAATTATTCGCCAGCtccttcggatattttttgGGAAAATTTGAGCATAGCTAGACCTTGCTGGTACCTGAACGCCACATTAATTAATTTAGCACTTGGTATCAGCTTATTCTTTCTCACCACACCAGCG GTTATTGTGACAGCAGTGAACAAATTGCCGATCAcaggagaaataaaagaactcAGTCCAATTGTATCCTCTTTCTTGCCAACTGTACTTTTGGTGAGCATAGCTGCCTTGATGCCGGCATTAGTTGGCAGAAGCGAAGCATTAGTCAGGCATTGGACAAGAAGTGGATTAAATCGAGCAGTTATGCGAAAGACTCTACTTTTGCTGCTTCTGATGGTCCTTATTCTGCCAAGTCTCGGATTAACAAGCGCTCAAGCTTTTCTGGATTGGACAGTAAATGCAGGGAACAACACTGGCAGATGGGAATGCGTATTTTTGCCTGATCAG GGTGCCTTATTCGTAAACTACATTGTGACGGCGGCGCTTGTTGGATGCGGTTTGGAACTAGTGAGATTTCCAGAACTAGCTCTTTACACATTCAGACTATGCATAGCCAGAAGTAGAGCGGAACGTGTCGCAGTCAGGAGAGCTGTACTCTGGGAATTTCCGCTTGGAGCTCATTATGCGTGGCTGCTACTTGTATTCACTATGACTACAGTTTACAGTTTGGCATGCCCCTTAATAACGCCATTCGGATTGTTGTATCTCTCTGTAAAGCATTTG GTTGATAGACACAATTTATGTTTTGCCTACGGTCCGTGCGTGGGCGGAGGGCAACTTGCTGGTGCAGCTGCGGCAGCAGCAGGTGCTGCTCCTATTTTAGCTCAAGCAACTCTCTTAGCTTTAGGTTTAGTGCGTCGAGGTCTTTCTCCGCTTGCCGCAGTTCAACTTAGTGGATTAGCTGCAAGCATTTTAGGTCTTGTTACTGGTGCTACATTGCCTCAATCTAAATCAAag ATACAGGGGCCGAGGGGAGATTTAGGTGCAGCGCAAAGTTTTGTGCCACCAGTGCTGAGGATAAAACCGAGGTTACATAGTCCCGTAGAAACTGCTGTACAAAATTCTACAACAACTATAAGTTCAGATGCAGCAGAGGATAATTCAATTAGCGTTTCGACTGACCCCAACTCAGTTGCTTTGCAAGAAAGTCCAAG ATAG